Proteins encoded within one genomic window of Episyrphus balteatus chromosome 1, idEpiBalt1.1, whole genome shotgun sequence:
- the LOC129911789 gene encoding putative ammonium transporter 3, giving the protein MPSNTNSTPPDLHPILKNQVHNGSYVIPGVYDLSVEDTNWVLTSSFIIFTMQTGFGMLESGCVSIKNEVNIMMKNIIDIVLGGFTYWIFGYGMSFGRGPLSTPFIAIGDFLLDPVVGDPLMGQIFASFLFQLSFATTATTIVSGAMAERTNFKAYCLFSLLDTAVYCIPAGWVWVEAECILGAVDIAGSGPVHLIGGASAFASAAMLGPRLGRYADGYDPLPLGNPVNACLGLFVLWWGWLAFNSGSTYGVSGSKWQYSARAAVMTMMGSFGGGVTSCIYSFWRHDGRLDIIDLINGILASLVSITAGCFLYRAWEAFLIGALGAILCCFSMPLFDRLGVDDPVGASSVHGVCGIWGVIAVGLFADNPIPLDTTNGRSGLFKGGGWYLLGIQTLSAFCLTCWGICSTAILLFFVDKIVPIRMDPYEELLGADMMEHRIRHQQIGLSRAISALTPLQADLKNLNNLKSIGVNPGHDKSIEELRAAEDKLAYWQNYVEKHLIKGINVDVKANEKEKDDQNTIIAGNLFSKKDNVIKNSDIHTISNGNTNGVFAWVD; this is encoded by the exons GTTTTGGAATGCTTGAATCCGGATGCGTGTCGATAAAAAACGAAGTCAATATTATGATGAAAAACATTATTGACATAGTCCTTGGAGGATTCACCTATTGGATTTTTGGATATGGAATGTCATTTGGCAGAGGACCACTCTCAACACCATTTATTGCAATCGGTGACTTTCTATTGGATCCTGTAGTTGGAGATCCACTAATGGGTCAGATATTtgcttcatttttatttcaactttcgTTTGCAACTACAGCAACAACTATTGTTAGCGGTGCTATGGCAGAAAG GACTAATTTCAAGGCATACTGCCTGTTTTCATTGCTTGATACAGCAGTTTATTGTATCCCAGCTGGATGGGTGTGGG ttgaagcggagtgtatatTGGGAGCAGTGGATATTGCTGGAAGTGGGCCAGTGCATTTAATTG GAGGTGCTTCGGCTTTTGCTTCAGCAGCAATGCTTGGACCGAGATTGGGGCGTTATGCAGATGGTTACGACCCTTTGCCACTCGGCAACCCTGTCAACGCTTGTCTGGGACTTTTTGTTCTCTGGTGGGGATGGTTGGCTTTCAACTCTGGAAGCACCTATGGAGTCAGTGGATCAAAATGGCAGTATTCTGCTAGAGCAGCTGTCATGACTATGATGGGATCTTTTGGAGGAGGTGTCACCAGCTGCATTTACTCCTTTTGGCGACATGATGGCCGTTTGGACATTATCGATCTAATAAATGGAATTTTGGCTTCTTTGGTCTCCATCACTGCAGGCTGTTTTCTATATCGTGCTTGGGAGGCTTTTCTAATTGGAGCTTTGGGAGCAATATTATGTTGTTTCTCGATGCCATTATTTGATCGTTTGGGTGTGGACGATCCTGTTGGAGCAAGTTCTGTTCATGGTGTTTGTGGTATTTGGGGTGTAATAGCGGTTGGATTATTTGCCGATAATCCAATTCCATTAGATACAACCAATGGACGATCGGGATTATTTAAAGGAGGTGGCTGGTATTTACTGGGAATTCAAACTTTATCAGCATTTTGTCTAACTTGTTGGGGCATTTGTTCAACTGCTATTCTACTCTTTTTCGTTGATAAAATTGTTCCTATTCGAATGGATCCATATGAAGAACTTTTAGGTGCGGATATGATGGAACATAGAATTCGACATCAACAAATTGGACTCTCAAGGGCTATTTCAGCATTGACTCCATTGCAAGCAGATCTCAAgaatttgaataatttaaagTCAATTGGTGTGAATCCTGGACATGATAAGAGTATCGAAGAACTTAGAGCAGCAGAAGATAAACTTGCTTATTGGCAGAATTATGTGGAAAAACATCTAATAAAGGGAATCAACGTGGACGTTAAAGCTAACGAAAAGGAGAAAGATGATCAAAACACAATTATTGCTGGTAATTTGTTTTCTAAGAAAGATAACGTAATTAAGAACTCAGATATTCATACGATTTCGAATGGAAACACAAATGGTGTTTTTGCTTGGGTTGATTAA
- the LOC129921203 gene encoding succinate dehydrogenase assembly factor 3, mitochondrial yields the protein MSKIIVAHLSHPQRVRILYKTVLRLHRGLPDELKELGNNYARDEFRRHLKCTPSEAHIFMTEWAKYAVTISEQLGLKGKPKGKLGDTLDIDAVEKLSDQQTVQLYELMVAAKGLDENVSELTSEEIEKTQRK from the exons ATGTCTAAGATAATAGTTGCACACTTGTCACATCCCCAAAGAGTTCGAATCTTATACAAAACTGTTCTACGACTTCACAGAG GACTTCCTGACGAATTAAAGGAACTTGGTAATAACTATGCAAGAGATGAATTCAGAAGACATTTAAAATGTACTCCTTCAGAAGCTCACATTTTCATGACTGAATGGGCA AAATATGCTGTAACAATAAGCGAACAATTAGGTCTCAAAGGCAAACCAAAAGGAAAACTCGGAGACACTCTTGACATCGATGCAGTCGAGAAGTTGAGTGACCAACAAACCGTTCAACTCTACGAACTTATGGTCGCCGCCAAAGGTCTCGATGAGAATGTCTCGGAACTAACCTCCGAAGAAATAGAAAAGACTCAAAGaaaataa
- the LOC129921202 gene encoding dihydrofolate reductase: MLKFSLIVAVCKNFGIGIKGDLPWHLKQELKHFSRTTKKINDSNKKNVVIMGRKTYFGVPESKRPLPDRINIVLTRNPVPSDYPESVILCSSLEQAMKRLEEDNDLKSVIENVWIVGGSEVYKEAMASPRCDRLYLTEVDATFECDAFFPEIPSDFKEIPLDDDMAKGVQEENGIQYVYKILKKQHESTNGNN, from the exons atgttaaaattcaGTCTAATTGTTGCAGTTTGTAAAAATTTCGGAATCGGTATCAAAGGAGACTTACCATGGCATCTAAA ACAAGAATTAAAACACTTCTCTCGAACAACAAAAAAGATCAATGActcaaacaaaaagaatgtCGTAATTATGGGTCGCAAAACATACTTCGGAGTCCCCGAAAGTAAGAGACCACTTCCAGATCGAATAAATATCGTTCTAACTCGAAACCCAGTTCCAAGTGACTATCCAGAAAGTGTCATTTTATGTTCTAGTTTAGAACAAGCTATGAAACGTTTGGAAGAAGACAATGACCTCAAATCAGTGATTGAGAATGTTTGGATTGTTGGCGGGAGTGAAGTCTACAAAGAAGCAATGGCTTCTCCTCGATGCGATCGATTGTATTTAACTGAAGTTGATGCAACATTTGAATGTGATGCATTCTTTCCAGAAATTCCAAGTGATTTTAAAGAGATTCCACTTGACGATGATATGGCTAAAGGAGTGCAGGAAGAGAATGGAATTCAATATGTTTATAAGATCCTTAAGAAACAACACGAAAGTACAAATGGAAATAACTGA